A single region of the Vibrio chagasii genome encodes:
- a CDS encoding DUF4868 domain-containing protein has protein sequence MVDFNTLKAFDFANADTYLWVFKESTTKEKFRTKFVQTETELNIDLKAFICAEINRITEHSPYTYISQTNENSCLTIAFDSTDFTLLKSQVDLPEVEHRVKSVSDLVGAKGYVVKFIKDDVVVYAVKRSTSTWKTSYPKKFVNMVFKNGELKGVENNAFSIEKNFDFYVVNDTAFIANKKGFESSMKHKEEYVQAFDTLQKNPGFSSLFSDVSSIVEYVGSNSIQLRRMAIIEEKGVYKQANFIKNLISVNSKRNWGLNFENDKIIPCEKTVKVILQVLLDHRLISEITDHIYDVPDAKPV, from the coding sequence ATGGTTGATTTTAATACGCTTAAAGCATTTGACTTCGCAAATGCTGATACATACTTATGGGTATTTAAAGAAAGTACTACTAAAGAAAAATTTAGAACTAAATTTGTACAAACAGAAACAGAGTTAAATATAGACTTAAAAGCTTTTATTTGTGCTGAAATAAACAGAATTACTGAGCATTCTCCTTACACATACATATCGCAAACAAATGAAAATAGCTGTTTAACGATCGCTTTTGATAGTACAGACTTCACATTGCTTAAGTCACAGGTTGACTTACCAGAAGTTGAACATCGTGTTAAAAGCGTTAGCGATCTAGTTGGTGCTAAAGGTTACGTTGTAAAGTTTATAAAAGATGATGTGGTGGTTTACGCTGTTAAAAGGTCAACATCAACTTGGAAAACATCTTATCCTAAAAAATTCGTCAATATGGTGTTCAAAAATGGTGAGCTTAAAGGTGTTGAGAACAATGCTTTTTCCATTGAGAAAAATTTTGATTTCTATGTGGTTAACGATACTGCGTTTATTGCTAACAAAAAAGGCTTCGAATCATCAATGAAGCACAAGGAAGAATATGTTCAGGCTTTTGATACACTTCAAAAAAATCCTGGCTTTAGTTCATTGTTTTCTGATGTTTCATCAATCGTTGAGTACGTAGGCTCTAATTCTATTCAATTACGTCGCATGGCTATCATTGAAGAGAAAGGGGTTTATAAACAAGCTAACTTTATCAAAAACCTTATTTCAGTAAACAGTAAAAGAAATTGGGGGCTTAACTTTGAAAATGACAAAATTATACCATGCGAAAAAACAGTCAAAGTCATTCTTCAGGTTCTCCTTGACCATCGACTGATTAGTGAAATCACGGATCATATATACGATGTTCCAGATGCGAAGCCAGTATGA
- a CDS encoding EVE domain-containing protein yields MKKFWCGVVSREHIKLGVTGGFCQVCHGKSAPLNRMSVGDGIVFYSPTLEFKGKEKCQKFTAIGQVTGEGSYKFQMAPNFVPYRRDITYINGKEIAIHPILDQLEFTAGNRNWGFKLRSGHFELSQYDFLTIGQRMLGLSTLTEVFNLYGGTASNIPHQGELWNDLNL; encoded by the coding sequence TTGAAGAAATTTTGGTGTGGTGTTGTTTCTCGTGAGCACATTAAGTTAGGGGTAACTGGAGGGTTTTGCCAAGTATGCCATGGTAAATCGGCCCCTTTGAATAGAATGTCAGTTGGTGACGGGATCGTTTTTTACTCACCCACGCTTGAATTCAAGGGTAAGGAAAAATGCCAGAAGTTTACAGCCATTGGTCAAGTTACAGGAGAAGGTAGCTATAAGTTTCAAATGGCGCCAAACTTCGTTCCATACCGCAGAGATATTACATATATAAATGGCAAGGAAATAGCAATTCATCCAATACTCGATCAGTTAGAATTTACCGCTGGCAATAGAAACTGGGGTTTTAAATTAAGGTCTGGTCACTTTGAGCTATCGCAGTACGATTTCCTTACTATAGGGCAGAGAATGTTGGGCCTTTCTACATTGACTGAGGTCTTTAACTTGTATGGTGGGACAGCATCAAATATTCCACATCAGGGTGAATTATGGAATGATCTAAACCTGTAA
- the cysS gene encoding cysteine--tRNA ligase: protein MNQPTLQLFNTLDRALSPFYTIKPREVGLYACGPTVYDYAHVGNLRTYLFVDLLKRVLQLNGYHVNHVMNITDVGHLVSDGDTGEDKMEKGARKQAKSAWDIATYFEKAFFTDLERLNILKPSITCRATDHIQEQISFIQSLEVKGYTYRTSDGIYFDTDKLPDYGKLARLDKEGLEAGIRVDMAEKKHPTDFALWKFTGEQKRQMEWTSPWGNGFPGWHIECSAMAEKYLGETFDIHIGGEDHIPVHHTNEIAQCQAKNGHVQANFWLHGYFLNMNNEKISKSGSTLRLKSLIDKGYDPLAYRYLTLTSHYRSQLSFTWEGLNGAQKALRRLRKKITGMPDGGRVDNQFKAEFLAHISRDLNMPQALALLWEVTDSSIEPANKKATLLYFDQVFGLDLEKVEQVTIPKEVQQLAEQRQCMKQQGRFDEADTIREQIRALGYQVNDSAKHSSVTKLL from the coding sequence ATGAACCAACCTACACTTCAGCTCTTTAATACCCTTGATAGAGCACTTAGCCCGTTTTATACGATTAAACCTCGTGAGGTTGGCCTCTATGCGTGTGGCCCAACTGTTTATGACTATGCACATGTCGGTAACCTGCGTACCTATTTGTTCGTAGACCTTCTAAAACGCGTACTACAGCTCAATGGATATCATGTTAATCATGTCATGAACATCACCGATGTTGGGCATCTAGTGTCTGATGGTGATACTGGAGAAGACAAAATGGAGAAAGGCGCACGTAAACAAGCTAAATCAGCTTGGGATATTGCTACATATTTTGAAAAGGCATTTTTTACTGATCTCGAAAGGCTCAACATTCTCAAGCCTTCTATCACTTGCCGAGCAACCGACCATATTCAAGAACAAATTTCGTTTATTCAGTCACTCGAAGTTAAAGGCTATACCTATCGAACCAGCGATGGTATTTATTTTGATACAGACAAACTCCCCGACTACGGCAAGCTTGCTCGATTAGATAAGGAAGGTTTAGAAGCTGGCATTCGCGTTGATATGGCGGAGAAAAAGCATCCGACAGATTTTGCACTTTGGAAATTCACTGGCGAACAGAAAAGACAAATGGAATGGACAAGCCCGTGGGGAAATGGCTTCCCAGGGTGGCATATTGAATGTTCAGCGATGGCAGAAAAGTACTTGGGAGAGACCTTCGATATACATATCGGTGGTGAGGATCACATCCCTGTCCACCACACCAATGAAATTGCGCAATGCCAAGCGAAAAACGGACACGTACAAGCAAACTTTTGGCTGCATGGTTACTTCTTAAATATGAACAATGAGAAAATATCTAAGTCGGGTTCTACACTGCGTTTAAAAAGCCTAATCGACAAAGGTTATGACCCTCTAGCTTATCGCTATTTAACCCTAACCAGTCACTATCGTAGCCAGCTCAGCTTTACTTGGGAAGGGTTGAATGGCGCACAAAAGGCACTGCGTAGATTAAGAAAAAAAATCACTGGTATGCCTGACGGTGGTCGCGTTGACAACCAGTTCAAAGCTGAATTTCTTGCACATATCAGCCGTGATTTGAACATGCCACAAGCACTCGCTTTACTATGGGAGGTCACCGATAGCTCCATAGAGCCTGCCAATAAAAAAGCGACACTACTTTATTTTGATCAAGTATTTGGCCTTGATCTTGAAAAAGTTGAACAGGTCACCATTCCGAAGGAAGTTCAGCAGCTCGCTGAACAACGTCAATGCATGAAACAACAGGGGCGATTTGATGAGGCAGATACAATCCGAGAGCAAATTCGCGCCTTGGGGTATCAAGTCAACGACAGTGCTAAACACTCAAGCGTAACCAAGTTACTTTGA
- a CDS encoding MarR family winged helix-turn-helix transcriptional regulator, producing the protein MSNSSPFKHDAADDSIGFLIWKMTTLWQRKLILVLKRFGITQTQFAILASLKWFQDKEKLATQTNLVEHTKIDKMTLSKAIRKLELNGLVERSSSVLDARNTNVQLTTEGESLIVKAIFAVENTDDDFFSCLTESQLKHYKSLTSLLIKSNTL; encoded by the coding sequence ATGTCTAACTCATCCCCTTTTAAGCATGACGCAGCAGATGACAGTATAGGTTTTTTAATTTGGAAAATGACTACGCTGTGGCAAAGAAAATTGATTTTAGTATTAAAAAGATTTGGAATTACTCAAACTCAATTTGCCATTCTAGCTTCATTAAAGTGGTTTCAAGATAAAGAAAAATTAGCTACTCAAACTAATTTAGTTGAGCACACCAAGATTGATAAAATGACACTATCGAAAGCAATTCGAAAGCTAGAGTTGAATGGTTTAGTCGAACGTTCCTCCTCAGTCCTTGATGCTCGAAATACTAATGTTCAATTAACAACTGAAGGAGAAAGTTTAATCGTTAAAGCTATCTTTGCTGTTGAAAATACTGATGACGATTTTTTTTCTTGCTTAACCGAGAGTCAACTTAAACACTATAAATCCCTGACATCATTACTAATAAAAAGTAATACTTTATAA